A genomic window from Streptomyces broussonetiae includes:
- a CDS encoding NucA/NucB deoxyribonuclease domain-containing protein: protein MAVTPKANATCKINTISINRFSECEWVTLRVNVIRVINGVPRQVGTATFTARHSMTLNSKSADWGEKFQLSKASTTREGKGITVTVTATAGNGTSAKTHYSPHLLDAASSGSVTYTTGAIRKGRINGKTQTRYTFGFTKPGYVPGSTGYKSATWRCDNYYGTSGCAMTDQPTAVSMVSIPWIDDGIRTLRAHGGHYGDPNGGKPLHWMINTKKKNDNRRAVCGGRTAPPDMKRVGRTYCDEYPFASTYEGGTKLPASQRETTWVSPNENNTQGARITNWRRPMHVMDNDPFYVVA, encoded by the coding sequence GTGGCCGTGACGCCGAAGGCGAACGCCACCTGCAAGATCAACACGATCTCGATCAACCGGTTCAGCGAATGTGAATGGGTCACCCTCCGCGTCAACGTCATCCGTGTCATCAACGGCGTCCCCCGGCAGGTCGGCACGGCCACGTTCACTGCCCGGCACTCGATGACGCTGAACTCGAAGTCGGCGGACTGGGGGGAGAAGTTCCAGCTCTCCAAGGCCAGCACCACCCGCGAAGGCAAGGGCATCACCGTCACCGTCACCGCCACGGCCGGGAACGGGACCAGCGCGAAGACGCACTACAGCCCGCACCTGCTCGATGCGGCCTCCAGTGGCAGCGTCACCTACACCACCGGGGCCATACGCAAGGGTCGCATCAACGGCAAGACCCAGACCAGGTACACCTTCGGCTTCACCAAACCGGGGTACGTTCCCGGCTCGACCGGCTACAAGTCGGCGACCTGGCGGTGCGACAACTACTACGGCACCTCCGGCTGCGCCATGACCGACCAGCCGACCGCGGTGTCGATGGTGAGTATCCCGTGGATCGACGACGGGATCCGCACGCTCCGTGCCCACGGCGGCCACTACGGCGACCCGAACGGCGGCAAGCCGCTGCACTGGATGATCAACACCAAGAAGAAGAACGACAACCGCAGGGCGGTCTGCGGGGGCCGCACCGCGCCACCGGACATGAAGCGGGTGGGGCGCACGTACTGCGACGAGTACCCGTTCGCCTCCACCTACGAGGGCGGCACGAAGCTGCCCGCTTCGCAGCGCGAGACGACGTGGGTGAGCCCGAACGAGAACAACACCCAGGGCGCCCGCATCACGAACTGGCGCCGGCCGATGCACGTCATGGACAACGACCCGTTCTACGTCGTCGCCTGA